From the Rhodospirillales bacterium RIFCSPLOWO2_02_FULL_58_16 genome, the window ATCGGCCTTTCCGCCGAAATCCTGGGCGCCGGACTTAATATTCGTGACGTTAAATCAGACCGGACGATGAAGGATAATATTGATATCCTGACGATTCGCGGCACCGTTGTTAATATATCCGACCAACCCCGCAAAATTCCTTTGATCCGGGTATCGCTGTTCAACGCCGAAAACGAAGAAATCCAGTCGATAAACGTCAGGTCATCTACGGATCAAATTCCCCCCGGAGACAGAGTCCGCTTCAAAACACAATTGGAGAATCCGCCGGCTACGGCGCGACGCCTGGAAGTAACCTTTACCAAAGACGAAGGCGGCGCCGAACAGCCCGCCGCCGTCGAACCGGGCGGAGGAGNNNNNNNNNNCCCGCCAAATAATATTAAAGCGCGAACTGCTCACGCAGGATTCGTTCCTCCAGATTGTGTTCAGGGTCGAACAGCAAGGTCAATTCATGGCTGCTGTCCTGAACGATGCTGACTTTTGTGACGTCGCGCACTTCGGTAAAGTCAGCGACGGCGCTGACCTTGCGCACTTCTGCCTCAAGGATTTCAAAATCAACGGCGGCGGTGGACGGCAACAAGGCCCCGCGCCATCTTCTGGGCCTGAAGGCGGCGATCGGCGTCAGCGCCAAAACATCGGCGCCGAGCGGGATAATAGGCCCGTGAACGGCATTGTTGTAAGCCGTGCTCCCGGCGGGAGTGGATAACAACACGCCGTCGCAGATGATCTCCTCCATCCTGATTACGCCGTCAACCATTATTCGTATTTTGGCGGCCATCCTGGTTTCACGCAGCAGGGAAACCTCGTTGATGGCGATGGCCTGATGCTCGTTTCCATTCAGATCGGAAACAAACATCCGCAGGGGATTAAGGTTGATCGGTTCGGCGGCGGCCAACCGCTCGGGCAGGTTCTCTTCATCAAAGGCATTCATCAGGAATCCGACGGAACCCCGATTCATCCCGTAGATAGGAACCTTGCGGTCGATGCAGCGGTGCAAGGTCTGCAACATGAACCCGTCGCCGCCCAGAGCGACAATGATATCGGCGTCTTCCGGCGGCACATGACCATAACGTTTTCTGAGCCGCTCCCCGGCTTCCTTGGCTCGCTTCAGGTCGCCGTTGACGAAGGCGATAGTTCGGTAGTTCATGATCCGGGGCCAAAACTCATTGAATTCATTTTACATCATACTCCGGCTTGAACTCTTGCGAAAGCCGACGCAATTCAACATACTGTCCGGTATGACCCGTGTGCGCAACCCGAAACAGACACGCCGCTCCGTCCTTAATGCGGCTTATGAAAAGATTCTCCGCCATGGCTTTCAGGCGGCGGGCCTTAACGACATCCTGAAAGAGACGGGAGTCACCAAAGGCGCGCTGTACCATCATTTTCCCACCAAGATGGCGTTGGGATACGCCGTTGTCGAAGAGTCCCTTAAGGAACATATTGAGGAATGGTGGCTGAAGCCGCTGGAAGAGGGGAACGACCCTATCGAGATGCTTGCCCGCGTTATACAAACGCGCATGAACGCGGATGAAAAGTTCATCACCACCATCGGCTGTCCGCTGAATAACCTGACGCAGGAAATGTCGAATGTCGACAACGGCTTTCGCCTGCGTCTTGAGGCGACTTACCGGTTATGGCGCAAGGGTCTGGCCAAGGCGCTGACTCGCGGCCAGATGCACGGGTATGTAAGCGGCAATATCGATGTTGATAAGTCGGCGGCTTTTATCGTCGCCGCCCTGCAGGGCGCCGTCTCCCAGGCCAAGGCGGCGCAAAACCTTGACAGCTTCCAGGAGTGTCTGAGCGGTTTGTCTCACTACCTGACGGCGCTACGCCCCTGAGCCAGGTCGAGAACAATTCGGTATCCCTGCTTATTTTCGGGCGGCAGGACAAACACTTTTCGGACATTCACCGGCATCCTGGTCTCGATGTTAAGAAGGCCTTCGCCTTTGTTTCCTCTGTCGAATGAATAACCGGCAACCAGCCCCGTCAGCCGCCGTGAAGGCCGGTCTGACCGCCAATCAACCTGCGGGAAATTAAAGATCACCGACGTTCCCGACTCGCTGATCTTGTAGGAAAAATCCGGCTTGCCGCTGACATCCAGCACGACTCTTGTCTTGTCGTAATGCTGCCCGAGACGGACTCCGGTTATCGAAGGCGCGGCGGCGGCAATAAAAGAAGATGTGGTTGACGTCGAAGAAACCACGGTCGTCGGCATCGGCGGCAAATCCTCGCTCGGCGGAGCGGAAAGCGGCAGACTCCCGGGAGGAGGAACTCCGGGCAATAAGCGGACGGGAGGCGCGGCGGCGGCCGGCCCGCGACGGATATTCNNNNNNNNNNNNNNNNNNNNNNNNNNNNNNNNNNNNNCGCAAATCACCGAATCGTTTTTTAACGGTCGGTTCCGGACGGGAAACATCGGGCGCGGACGCCGCAGAATCCCGGTCGTCCGTCGCTTCTTCCTTGACGCTTACCCTGACCTCATCCTTCAGGCGCTCGTCTTCAGGATTTAACCGGAATGCCGACGATGAACCCGAAACCGTTGCCGCCGCCGACAACATAGCAATAAATAATAAAAACCGGCCTCTCCGCCCCATCACAATCCCCAACATCTATGTGCCGGCAAACTCCGAACACACATCATATGGCGTTAGACACATTATCTTGTATTTTTACATTGGGCCATACCTAGCCTTGTTTTGTCAAGGGCGGCATGGGCAACGCCCGCTGAAAACACTGGACTTATGCGGACGGAATATTAAAAGATATCAGCAGGCACCACGGCGGTCTGGTCCTGACGTTCGGTCACCGGGATTTTAAATATGGCGCAGAACCTTGTTGCAGCGGATTCGCGGGAAGTGGAAACCTTCCTGGAAAAGGATCTTGAAGACTTTGTTACTTTTTTGGTCGGAGGCCAATTATTCGGCATCCCGATCCTTAAGGTTCAAGACATTCTGAGGCTGGAATACATCGCGCCCATTCCTTTGGCGCCGCCGAGGGTCATAGGATCAATTAATCTTCGCGGACGAATTGTTACCGTAGTCAGCGTGCGGGTCTGTCTCGGCATCAAAGACCGGGACGAAGACGCGATGTCTCATAAAAAAAACCCGCCGGAAGCTTCAAAGAAAGAAAAAAAGGACATGGGGGTCACCGTTGAGTATGACCATGATCTCTATACCCTGCTGGTTGACAGCGTCGGCGAAGTGGTCAGCGTCAGTTCTGAATTCCATGAGGGCAACCCCAGCACGCTTGATGCGTCATGGCGGGAATTCGCCCTCGGGGTTTACCGTCTTGAAGACCGGCTTATGGTGGTTCTCGACGTAGAGCGCCTGTTAGGCTTCAACACCCGTTAGCGCGGAATGATTTCGACGGATGTTTCCCGCAGTTTACCCCCTCCTGACCTCTCCCTTGAAGCAAGGGGGAGGATTTTTCCTTAAGGGAATCCCGGCCCCGCCGACAACGAGTCATCGTCAATAGCCGTTGGTATAATTCGTTTATTCTCCGGCGCCGTCTCTCGTGTCTTCGCCTTCATTGCCGTCAGAGGAGCCGGTCATCATTTTTCCGGAGATTTGGGCGGCGTTTTGACGAATGGCGGCCTCGATCTTGTCGGCGACATGGGGATTTTCCTTGAGAAAGTTCTTGGCGTTCTCGCGGCCCTGGCCGATGCGCTCCGAGTTGTATGAAAACCATGAACCCGATTTTTCAACGATGCCGGCCTTGACGCCGAGATCAATGAGTTCGCCCCGCTTGGAGATGCCCTCGCCGTACATGATGTCGAATTCCACCATCTTGAAGGGAGGCGCCAGCTTGTTTTTGACCACCTTGACCCGCGTCTGGTTGCCGGTCACTTCGTCGCGGTCCTTGATGGCGCCGATGCGGCGGATTTCCAGGCGCTGAGAGGCGTAGAACTTGAGGGCGTTGCCGCCGGTGGTGGTCTCCGGGTTGCCGAACATGACGCCGATCTTCATGCGGATCTGATTGATGAAGATGACCATGCACTTGGAGCGCGAGATGGAGCCGGTCAGCTTGCGCAGGGCCTGACTCATTAAACGGGCCTGCAGACCCATATGGGAATCCCCCATCTCGCCTTCGATTTCGGCGCGGGGAACCAGGGCGGCGACGCTGTCTATCACCAGAACGTCGATGGCGCCCGAGCGCACCAGGGTGTCGGTGATCTCCAGCGCCTGCTCACCGGTGTCGGGTTGCGAGATCAGCAGGTTTTCCACATCGACGCCCAACTTCCTGGCGTAGACCGGGTCCAGCGCGTGCTCGGCGTCAATGAAGGCGCATGTCCCGCCCTTTTTCTGGGCCTCGGCCACCACATGCAGGGCCAGCGTCGTCTTGCCGGAGCTTTCGGGACCATAAATCTCGATAACGCGACCGCGCGGCAAGCCGCCGATGCCGAGAGCGATGTCCAGGCCCAGCGAACCCGAAGAGATGGAATCGGCTTCCACCACCTCATGCTGGCCGAGTTTCATGATCGACCCCTTGCCGAAAGCCCTTTCGATCTGGCTGAGGGCGGCGTCAAGGGCCTTGTTCCTGTCCATATTGTCTTTTCCCACGAGCTTCAATGTGGTTTCAGCCATGACATACCTCACTTATTCCATACGGTGTTCATCTATGCAATGCGGTTCAGGGAGCGGTTGGAGACGCATATAATTAAATGTGCATATTTTGTTCCACGCCCTGTCGGGGTATATGTCCATGTTTTGTTCCGTTTGGCAAGCGTTTTTTTTGCGTTGCATAACCGCCTGAAAACAAAGGCGTTTTATGGCCCATGTTCGCACGATGTTCCAACGGGAATTATATTATCAGGTTGGTGGGGGAATCGATCCGCCGCAAGACGCCGACAATATGTTCGGTGCGTTCGATCAGCTCGCGGTCATCGGCGTTGTACCGGCGCTCAAAGTCCAGGCGGTCCTCCCAGACGGCGATGAAGTCGCGGGGACGATCCGGGTCGGCTTTCTCGCCGGTAAGGGCGCCGGTGGTGCTGTCATAGGCGGGCTGCGTCTCGGGCTGGAAGGCGAGCATATCGTATTCCCGCCATGACAGGACGCCGGCGGCATAGAGGTCCATGCTTAAATCAGAGATTTCGCGGGGCGAAATGTCGCGGATGTCAACGCCGGCGATCAGATGATCAAACGGCGTTTGTCCGGTTTTATCCGGTTTCCCTATGGAGTTGTCTTGAGTCACGGCGGGAAGCGGCGGCGCGACGAAGGGCACCAATTCGCGCCCTTTAAAAGCGTTATCCGGGTATTCCGGGCCGACGGTCAGGGCGCTTATTCTCATTTTCGCTCCCTAAAGAACCACATAGCCGGCGGTTGCTTGTCAAGCGGCGGTCCGGCTCCATGCCTCTGTTTCTTTCGGGCCTCGGCCGGCGGAAGGTTTCTCGGCCAGCTCGGCGCGCATGCGCTTGGTCTTGTACATGGCGTCATCGGCGCGTGAGAGAAGCTCATTTCCGTCATCCCGTGGTCCATAGGCCTGAATGCCGAAGCTGGCCCTCAGCGCGATCATTCGCCCGTTCCAGCCGACATAGGCATTGTTCAGGGCCTGTTCCAGGGCTTCCGCCCTGACCAGACCGTCCTCCCACGAAGAGCGCGTCAGAAGAACGGCGAATTCATCGCCGCCCAGGCGCCCGACGCAGTCACAATCCCGGATGTTTCCCCGCAAAACCCGCGCCACCTGCCGCAACACTTCGTCGCCGGCGGCATGGCCGTATGTATCGTTAACCGGCTTGAAGCCGTCCAGATCGACGTAGAGCAGCACTCCTTGTTCTTCATAACGCTCCGCCGAGGCCAGGTTTTTTTGCAACTGGCTGACAAAGCCCCGGCGGTTGAGCACTTCCGTCAACTCGTCGGTCATGGTGGCTTCTTCAAGCTGGAAAATTCGCCGCTGCAACATGGCGATGGTTTGTTCGGCCTCATAAGCGGCGTTAAGGGCGATCCTTGAAATATCGGAATGGGCAAAGTTCCCGGCGCGCCCGGACTGCGCTCTCGCCTGCTTCAGGCAATCGGCGATCAGCGAAACGCTGTAAACGAGAGATGATCGGCCGGCGTTATCCTGCGTCGCGGAGGGGAACTCGATCTTTTGCGGCTTCATGGCGTGAATCCCTTAAAAATCCCATTTTTTAAACCTTATGTCGCGTTGAGCGACGGCGAACGGCTGCCGTTTAAGAGGCAATAGCCATGCCATTAATGGTTTGTTAATTAAATCAGCCGGTTAGCCGGACGCGCCCAGGGGCGGACATGGCGGTCAGGGAAAATATTGCCTAGCCGAAGCGACAAAAATTCCGAGCGTGTTAAAGATAGGTTAAACGGCGGGGATCAGTGGATATCCTTGGCGCGCCTCTCCTTGGCGACGATCCACTTCAGTTCTTCCTTGATGATTTCGATGTGGCGGCTCGGCTCGGCCCTGAGCACCGCCGAAATTATATCCAGGCGCACCACCATCGGCATTCTCTCAAAGTTCTCCAGCATCATGAACTTGATGCTGGGGCGCACGGAGTCAGACAGTAAAAGGCTGCTCACCAGTTTCTTGCGGATGTCGTTGCGCATATTGCCGGCCTCGGTGAGTTCGAAGAACTCGTGGACGAACTTCCGGGGAGCGATTGATCCGTCCATCAGCGACTGAAGATTATAGCGTAGCGCCGTCGTATACTGGCGGCGGGTCTGAACGATTACCTTTGAAGCATGGCGCCGCACCTTGGCGATGGCGTCCGGGCTGAAGGCGCAATCGGTAATCAGCCTGATGCATTGGCTCACCTGCTTGTGCTTCGTCGTGTCGCCGACAAGGCTGATTACCTCGGAAATCAATGCCGTTTTCTTGCCCAGCGGACCCAACCGCGACGCCGCCGCCAACGCCATGGGAGCTTCGGGATCGCGGGTCGCCACCATAGCCAGGGCCAGCGGATCCTCGAAACCGCTGAGGTTCAGATTGTGGTTCAGCAGGTTCTCCGGCGTCATGATGCGCGATGTCTCGCCGGGAACGCACAAAGGTTCGCGGTTACGGTAATTGCTCTTGATCTCAAGGGCGGTGTTAATGCCCTCTTGGGTGATTCCCAGCATATTCGGCATCCCAGGTTTCTGCTCGCTCAGGAAAAATATCGTAAAACGGAATAATCAATACATACGACGCATTGATTAATGAAACATAAACCAAGACGTCTTGAGGAGGGGAAAGAGCCGGGCTTATTTCTGCAATTTTTTCTGGGTCTGTTTCTGGGTGCGGCTGAAATTGGCGATGACCCCGTCAATAAGTCCCATAGTGTTTCCGGCGGTGGGAGTTTCCCGATCAACAGGCTGAATAATGCGCGAATCTCCAAGCCCCAGGGTCTTGACGTCATGAAGCACGCCTTTATCGTCGAAGCGGAGGACGAGAACCTGACGTTCCCTCACCTCGGGTTCAAAGAAGGCGATGGTTTCGGTGCGGTTGCTGATGTAGTACCAGGTCTCCTTGTCGAAGGTGGCGACGCTGGACGGCGATCCCAGCATTTCCGCTATTTGCTCGCGGGTATGCTGACCGACCTTGATTTCCGTCAGCAGGTCGGGGTCGAGAAGATTGCCCCGGCTGTCAATGCGGGACCCGCACGCGGAAAGTCCAAGAATGAACGCTCCCGCCGACAACAATCGCAATAAATAGCTTGAGTGTTTGATCCCGCGCATTTCTACTGGCGTCAGCCCGCCGAATTATGGATGTTAAGCCTCGCACCTGCCGCCGCCTTTTGTCAATAAAAGAGAATTGCCCTATGAGCATCTTCGGCGCATTCCGCCGTTCCCGATTTGAAGACGCCGCCCATCGACTCTATGTCGCGCTGGTCGGACAGGCGCGCCGGCCGGCCTTCTACCTTGACTTCGGCGTTCCCGACACCAAGGAGGGACGATTCGACATGATTGCGCTGCATGCCTTTCTTGTCATGCGCCGCCTGAAACGAACTAACGGCGACGCCGCCCTGTTGGCCCAGGCGCTGTTTGACCTCATGTTCGCCGACATGGATCAGAACCTTCGGGAGATGGGGGTGGGCGACCTGGTCGTCGGCGGTAAGGTCAAGAAGCTGGCGAAGGCTTTTTATGGCCGCGTCGCCGCCTACGAAGATGGTCTTGACCGCGATGATGAAACGCTGGCCGCCGCCCTTGAGCGCAACGTATTCAGGGATGCCGCGCCTGAGTCCCGCAATGTCGCCGGCATGATCAGGTATATCCGGCGCGAAGCGGAATCTCTGGACGCCCAGGAACCGGCCCGGCTGATGGCGGGGGAGGTGCTGTTCGGCGCCGTCGCCCCATGACAAAACTGATGACGCCCGAATTTTCCCGTCCCGTCGCCTGCGACGGATTAAAAGAGGGGCCTAACTCCTTTGACATCGAAGCCGCCCCCAGGGAGCGCACGGCTCTTGCCGAGCGGTTCTCGCTGATTTCCATCGACAGCCTTTCGGCGACGGTGACTCTGACCCCCCGCCAAGACTCGCTGGTGCTGATGGCCGGCAAACTACGCGCCGATGTGACCCAAACCTGCGTGATCACCCTGGAGCCGGTGAAATCCCTGATCGAGGCGTCTTTTGAGCAACTCTACAGCGGCGAGGCCGATAGCGGAGAAGATGAAGACGTCATAATTTTGCTTGACGGCGCCAATGATCACGAACCTGTTATTGACGGCGTCATCGACCTCGGCGAGGCCGTCGCCGAGCAGATGGCTGTGGAATTGCCTCTGTTCCCCCGTAAACCGGGCGTTAAATTCGAGGATTTCACCACCGACAGGGATGCTTGTCCGGGCGCGGAAACTCAATCCGGCCCTTTCGCGGAATTAGGAAAACTGCTTAAAGAAGAGAAATAAAGCGGCATGCCGCTTGCTCCGCCGGCCTTTTTTGTTTAGGTAAGCACCTGCTCTCCATAATGAGGGCTTCTAACCGAAGGTATTGCAACATGGCTGTTCCAAAGAAAAAAGTCAGTAAGTCGCGCCGCAATATGCGTCGCGCCCACGATTCTCTTCCGTCGGCGGCATACGAGGAATGCTCCAACTGCGGCGAATTAAAGAAGCCGCATCACGTCTGCCTGTCTTGCGGTCAATACAAGGGCCGCGAGGTTATGGAGGCGGGCGACGCCGCCTGACGCCGTTGACGCCGCCGCCGGCTATTGAGGACTTCTTCTTTTGTCTACGCGCTTAACGCTATCGCTGGATGCCATGGGTGGAGACAACGCCCCGCGAATGGTCGTGGAGGGCATTGACATGGCGACTAAAGGGCTGCCCGGCGTGGAGTTCCTGCTTTTCGGCGACGAAAAACAGTTACGCCCGCTGCTTGACGAATTTACGAACGCCAGGGCGGTTTCCCATATTCGCCACACCGACGATATGGTGGCCAATGAGGAATCGGCAGGGTATGCCTTGCGTAGCGGGCGCAATTCATCCATGCGCCTTGCCATCAACGCCGTTAAGAACGACGAAGCGGCGGGAGTGATCTCCGCCGGCAATACCGGCGCCTTGATGGCGATGGCCAAGTTCGTGCTCAAAACATTGCCCGGCATATCCAGGCCGGCCATCGCCGCCGTATTTCCGACGATGCGCGGGGAAAGCATTATGCTGGACCTCGGCGCCAACGTTGAATGCGGCGTCGATAATCTGGTGCAGTTTGCCGTCATGGGCGAGGTTTATGCGCGCAACGCCCTGGGCCTGAAGCAGCCGACCATCGGACTCCTTAACATCGGCGAGGAGGATATGAAGGGCAACGAAGCGGTCAAAGGCGCCGCCGCCATTCTCCAGAAAATCAGCCTGCCCATAAAATTCCATGGCTTTATTGAGGGCGACGACATCGCCGCCGGAACCGTGGATGTCGTCGTCACCGACGGTTTTACCGGAAATATCGCCCTGAAAACGGCCGAGGGAATGGTCAAGATGATGGCCCACTTTATGAAAAAAGCCCTGATGGAGTCTCCCGTGTCGCGCCTGGGGGCGCTGCTGGCGCGGCCGGCGTTGAAAAGGCTGCAACGTCATTTTGATCCGCGCCTTCATAACGGCGCCATATTCCTCGGCCTCGACGGCATCTGCGTCAAAAGCCATGGAGGAACCGACGGACTCGGCTTCGCCAGCGCCATCAAGGTGGCCGTAAAATTAATTAACGACAACCTGAATGACGGCATCAAGGAAGACCTCGCCTGCCTTGAAACCGACCGCCAAGGCGTTCAGGGAGCGGCGACCTCCGGCTGATGACTCCCGGCGCCAGGATTATCGGCTGCGGCTCTTATTTACCTGACCGAATACTCGGCAATGATGAATTGTCGTCGATGGTCGATACCTCCGATGAATGGATCGTCTCCCGCACGGGGATACGGCAGCGCCATATCGCCGCCGACGGCCAGTTTACATCCGACCTGGCCGTGAAGGCGTCTTCCCGCGCTTTGGAAAACGCCGGCATTTCAGCGGACGAAGTTGATCTGATCATTGTGGCGACGACCACCCCTGACAACACCTTCCCGTCCGTCGCCACCAAGGTTCAGGCAAAGCTGGGCCTTGAAAAAGGCGCCGCTTTTGACATCCAGGCCGTTTGTTCCGGCTTCATCTACGGGCTTGCCGTCGCCGATAACTTCATCAAGGCGGGACAGGCCGAAACGGTTCTGCTTGTCGGCGCCGAGACCTTCTCCCGCATTATTGACTGGCAAGACCGCTCCACCTGCGTGCTGTTCGGCGACGGCGCCGGCGCCGTTGTCCTTCGCGCCGCCGGGAATGACGGTCGAGGCATCCTCTCCACTCACCTGCATTCCGACGGGCGTCACGGCGATTTGCTTTACGCCGACGGGGGGCCGTCATCGACCATGACGGTGGGGCATGTGCGCATGTCGGGACGCGAGGTGTTTCGTCACGCCGTCGCCTGTCTGGCCGAGATCGTCAATGAAGCCCTCGACGCCAACGGCCTGAAATGTTCGGATATCGACTGGCTGGTGCCTCATCAGGCCAATAAACGCATCATCGACGGCACGGCGCGCAAACTCGGCATCCCCATGGATCGCATAGTCGTAACCGTGGACCGCCACGCCAACACTTCCGCCGCCTCTATTCCCCTGGCGCTGGACGAGGCGGTGCGCGACGGACGAATCCGGCCCGGCCACCTTGTTCTTATGGAAGCCCTGGGCGGCGGCCTGACCTGGGGAGCAAGCCTGGTTCGCTGGTGAGCATTCACCGCCCCGCTTCGTTACGCCGGCGCTTTCCCCTCCTTACCAAGGAGGGGAGGTTGCCTCCGATATTGTTTTATGAATCACAGAGACACAGAGACACAGAGGAGGATAAAAAAAAGAAAAAGCAGGAAGAAAACCTCACTTGATCTTCTCTGCGCCTCTGTGCCTCCGTGGTCAAAACACACAGGCCGCTAACCTCCCCCAACCTGAAAATTCCTCCCCTTGCCAAGGGAGGCCGGGAGGGGTCGCCGGGCGCCCCCCCTGATCGCCGATCATTTCGGCGGCGA encodes:
- a CDS encoding 50S ribosomal protein L32 encodes the protein MAVPKKKVSKSRRNMRRAHDSLPSAAYEECSNCGELKKPHHVCLSCGQYKGREVMEAGDAA
- a CDS encoding phosphate acyltransferase, whose translation is MSTRLTLSLDAMGGDNAPRMVVEGIDMATKGLPGVEFLLFGDEKQLRPLLDEFTNARAVSHIRHTDDMVANEESAGYALRSGRNSSMRLAINAVKNDEAAGVISAGNTGALMAMAKFVLKTLPGISRPAIAAVFPTMRGESIMLDLGANVECGVDNLVQFAVMGEVYARNALGLKQPTIGLLNIGEEDMKGNEAVKGAAAILQKISLPIKFHGFIEGDDIAAGTVDVVVTDGFTGNIALKTAEGMVKMMAHFMKKALMESPVSRLGALLARPALKRLQRHFDPRLHNGAIFLGLDGICVKSHGGTDGLGFASAIKVAVKLINDNLNDGIKEDLACLETDRQGVQGAATSG
- a CDS encoding 3-oxoacyl-ACP synthase (FabH; beta-ketoacyl-acyl carrier protein synthase III; catalyzes the condensation of acetyl-CoA with malonyl-ACP to initiate cycles of fatty acid elongation; differs from 3-oxoacyl-(acyl carrier protein) synthase I and II in that it utilizes CoA thioesters as primers rather than acyl-ACPs) — protein: MTPGARIIGCGSYLPDRILGNDELSSMVDTSDEWIVSRTGIRQRHIAADGQFTSDLAVKASSRALENAGISADEVDLIIVATTTPDNTFPSVATKVQAKLGLEKGAAFDIQAVCSGFIYGLAVADNFIKAGQAETVLLVGAETFSRIIDWQDRSTCVLFGDGAGAVVLRAAGNDGRGILSTHLHSDGRHGDLLYADGGPSSTMTVGHVRMSGREVFRHAVACLAEIVNEALDANGLKCSDIDWLVPHQANKRIIDGTARKLGIPMDRIVVTVDRHANTSAASIPLALDEAVRDGRIRPGHLVLMEALGGGLTWGASLVRW
- a CDS encoding NAD kinase codes for the protein MNYRTIAFVNGDLKRAKEAGERLRKRYGHVPPEDADIIVALGGDGFMLQTLHRCIDRKVPIYGMNRGSVGFLMNAFDEENLPERLAAAEPINLNPLRMFVSDLNGNEHQAIAINEVSLLRETRMAAKIRIMVDGVIRMEEIICDGVLLSTPAGSTAYNNAVHGPIIPLGADVLALTPIAAFRPRRWRGALLPSTAAVDFEILEAEVRKVSAVADFTEVRDVTKVSIVQDSSHELTLLFDPEHNLEERILREQFAL
- a CDS encoding recombinase RecA, coding for MAETTLKLVGKDNMDRNKALDAALSQIERAFGKGSIMKLGQHEVVEADSISSGSLGLDIALGIGGLPRGRVIEIYGPESSGKTTLALHVVAEAQKKGGTCAFIDAEHALDPVYARKLGVDVENLLISQPDTGEQALEITDTLVRSGAIDVLVIDSVAALVPRAEIEGEMGDSHMGLQARLMSQALRKLTGSISRSKCMVIFINQIRMKIGVMFGNPETTTGGNALKFYASQRLEIRRIGAIKDRDEVTGNQTRVKVVKNKLAPPFKMVEFDIMYGEGISKRGELIDLGVKAGIVEKSGSWFSYNSERIGQGRENAKNFLKENPHVADKIEAAIRQNAAQISGKMMTGSSDGNEGEDTRDGAGE